The Bacillus vallismortis genome window below encodes:
- the ywcE gene encoding spore morphogenesis/germination protein YwcE, giving the protein MMDMFFAYLLVASATPLFIWLDNKKVALSAIPPIILMWVFFFFYATESLSPLGHTLMIILFAVNVIVAHIAAFIIYGLPYLRRKRSSS; this is encoded by the coding sequence ATGATGGACATGTTTTTTGCTTATTTATTGGTTGCCAGCGCAACTCCTCTTTTTATTTGGCTTGATAACAAAAAAGTCGCACTCTCAGCTATTCCGCCAATCATCTTAATGTGGGTATTCTTCTTCTTTTACGCAACTGAAAGCCTTTCTCCACTAGGACACACTCTCATGATTATCTTGTTTGCCGTCAATGTCATTGTCGCTCATATCGCCGCATTTATCATTTACGGTCTTCCGTATCTTCGCAGAAAGCGAAGCAGCAGCTGA
- the vpr gene encoding serine protease Vpr, producing the protein MKNGIIRFLLLSFILFFTLSTGMTGIQAAPASSKTSADLEKAEIFGDIDMTTSKKTTVIVELKEKSLAEAKEAGESQTKSKLKTARTKAKNKAIKAVKNGKVNREYEQVFSGFSIKLPANEIPKLLAVKDVKAVYPNVTYKTDNIKDKDVTISEDAVSPQMDDSAPYIGANDAWDLGYTGKGVKVAIIDTGVEYNHPDLKKNFGQYKGYDFVDNDYDPKETPTGDPRGGSTDHGTHVAGTVAANGTIKGVAPDATLLAYRVLGPGGSGTTENVIAGVERAVQDGADVMNLSLGNSLNNPDWATSTALDWAMSEGVVAVTSNGNSGPNSWTVGSPGTSREAISVGATQLPLNEYAVTFGSYSSAKVMGYDKENDVKALNNKEVELVEAGIGEAKDFEGKDLTGKVAVVKRGSIAFVDKADNAKKAGAIGMVVYNNLSGEIEANVPGMSVPTIKLSLEDGEKLISAMKAGETKATFKLTVSKALGEQVADFSSRGPVMDTWMIKPDISAPGVNIVSTIPTHDPNNPYGYGSKQGTSMASPHIAGAVAVIKQAKPKWSVEQIKAAIMNTAVTLKDGDGEVYPHNAQGAGSARIMNAIKADSIVSPGSYSYGTFLKENKNETKKETFTIENQSSIRKSYTLEYSFNGSGISTSGTSRVVIPAHKTGKATAKVKVNTKKTKAGTYEGTVIVREGGKTVAKMPTLLIVKEPDYPRVTSVSVSEGSVQGTYQIETYLPAGAEELAFLVYDSNLDFAGQAGIYKNQDKGYRYFDWDGTINGGTKLPAGEYYLLAYAANKGKSSQVLTEEPFTVE; encoded by the coding sequence TCATTTTATTTTTCACGTTATCCACAGGTATGACAGGCATACAGGCAGCTCCGGCTTCTTCAAAAACGTCGGCTGATCTGGAAAAAGCCGAGATATTCGGTGACATCGACATGACAACTAGCAAAAAAACAACCGTAATTGTGGAGTTAAAAGAAAAATCCTTGGCAGAGGCGAAGGAAGCAGGTGAAAGCCAAACGAAAAGCAAGCTGAAAACCGCTCGCACCAAAGCAAAAAACAAGGCCATCAAAGCGGTGAAAAACGGAAAAGTAAACCGGGAATATGAGCAGGTATTCTCAGGCTTTTCTATAAAACTCCCAGCTAATGAAATTCCAAAACTTCTCGCGGTAAAAGACGTAAAAGCCGTATACCCAAACGTCACGTATAAAACAGACAATATAAAGGATAAAGACGTCACGATCTCCGAGGACGCCGTATCTCCGCAAATGGATGACAGCGCGCCGTATATCGGAGCAAACGACGCATGGGATTTAGGCTACACAGGAAAAGGCGTCAAGGTGGCGATTATTGATACCGGGGTTGAATACAACCATCCTGACTTGAAGAAAAACTTCGGACAATATAAAGGATACGATTTTGTAGACAATGATTACGATCCAAAAGAAACACCTACGGGCGACCCAAGGGGCGGATCTACTGACCACGGAACACATGTAGCCGGAACTGTTGCCGCAAACGGAACGATTAAAGGGGTTGCGCCTGATGCCACACTTCTTGCTTATCGCGTGTTAGGCCCTGGCGGAAGCGGCACAACAGAAAACGTCATCGCCGGCGTGGAACGTGCAGTACAGGACGGAGCAGATGTGATGAACCTGTCTCTCGGAAACTCTTTAAACAATCCGGACTGGGCGACAAGCACAGCGCTTGACTGGGCCATGTCAGAAGGCGTTGTCGCGGTTACGTCAAACGGCAACAGCGGACCGAACAGCTGGACAGTCGGATCACCGGGCACATCAAGAGAAGCGATTTCTGTCGGTGCGACTCAGCTGCCGCTCAATGAATACGCCGTCACATTCGGCTCCTACTCTTCAGCAAAAGTGATGGGCTATGACAAAGAGAATGACGTTAAAGCGCTCAATAACAAAGAAGTTGAACTTGTCGAAGCCGGAATCGGCGAAGCAAAGGACTTTGAAGGAAAAGATCTGACAGGCAAAGTCGCCGTTGTCAAAAGGGGCAGCATCGCTTTTGTGGATAAAGCAGACAACGCCAAAAAAGCCGGCGCCATCGGCATGGTTGTATATAACAACCTATCTGGTGAAATTGAAGCCAATGTACCTGGCATGTCTGTGCCAACAATCAAACTTTCATTAGAAGACGGTGAAAAACTCATCAGCGCCATGAAAGCAGGCGAGACAAAAGCAACATTCAAGTTGACGGTCTCAAAAGCGCTCGGTGAACAAGTCGCTGATTTCTCATCCCGCGGCCCTGTTATGGATACATGGATGATTAAGCCTGATATTTCCGCACCAGGCGTCAATATCGTCAGCACCATCCCGACACACGATCCTAACAACCCATACGGTTACGGATCAAAACAAGGAACGAGCATGGCATCGCCTCATATTGCCGGAGCGGTTGCCGTTATCAAACAAGCAAAACCGAAATGGAGCGTTGAACAGATTAAAGCCGCCATCATGAATACCGCTGTCACCTTAAAGGACGGCGACGGAGAAGTGTACCCGCATAACGCCCAAGGCGCAGGCAGCGCAAGAATCATGAATGCAATCAAAGCCGACTCCATTGTTTCACCGGGAAGCTATTCATACGGCACATTCTTAAAGGAAAACAAAAACGAGACGAAAAAAGAAACCTTTACAATTGAGAATCAATCTTCCATCAGAAAGTCATACACGCTGGAATACTCATTTAACGGCAGCGGCATTTCCACATCCGGCACTAGCCGCGTTGTGATTCCGGCCCATAAAACCGGAAAAGCTACTGCAAAAGTAAAGGTCAATACAAAGAAAACAAAAGCCGGCACCTATGAAGGAACGGTCATCGTCAGAGAAGGCGGGAAAACCGTCGCTAAGATGCCTACATTGCTGATCGTCAAAGAGCCGGATTATCCGAGAGTAACATCTGTCTCCGTCAGCGAAGGATCTGTACAAGGCACCTATCAAATTGAAACCTATCTTCCTGCGGGAGCAGAAGAGCTGGCGTTCCTCGTCTATGACAGCAACCTTGATTTTGCAGGCCAAGCCGGCATCTATAAAAATCAAGATAAGGGCTATCGGTACTTTGACTGGGACGGCACGATCAATGGCGGAACCAAGCTTCCGGCCGGAGAATATTACCTGCTCGCCTATGCCGCGAACAAAGGCAAATCAAGCCAGGTTCTGACTGAAGAACCTTTTACCGTGGAATAA
- the eis gene encoding enhanced intracellular survival protein Eis, whose translation MYQVIKLERGDWREVIYMSEYAFQKELSDEEREEKVKALENHYVIGIKEQEKLLSKLHIIPFSVMLEEQEMKMGGIAGVATWPEYRRKGTVKELILNALTVMKKENQKISFLHPFLISFYRKFGWELCFYQKRLTYLKEQLQKLDHVSGYVRRLQKDETDTMNAIYNQYRTKHNGLMKRSKEHWAEKVSGLKAIYISEDGKPCGYLVYDIKNNRMRVEEFVYLNREAQRGLWNFICQHDSMVNKVELTVRMEEDLDFLTAEPRVKQEVYPYSMARIVDVEGFLREYPKPRMTAPFVFKVTDQWAPWNQQTFRVDSGQVQVTSEEVSDHLIECDIASLTAFFLGARSARFLYETGMIKGPVSEIKRLDDVFQLKPPFLMDFF comes from the coding sequence ATGTACCAAGTAATAAAGCTTGAAAGAGGAGACTGGCGGGAAGTGATCTATATGTCTGAATACGCTTTTCAGAAAGAACTCAGTGATGAGGAACGAGAAGAGAAAGTAAAGGCTTTAGAGAACCATTACGTCATTGGAATCAAAGAACAAGAGAAATTACTTTCCAAGCTTCACATCATTCCCTTTTCTGTCATGCTGGAGGAGCAGGAGATGAAGATGGGCGGTATTGCCGGAGTGGCAACCTGGCCTGAATACAGAAGAAAAGGAACAGTAAAGGAGCTGATTCTAAACGCTTTAACGGTCATGAAGAAAGAAAACCAAAAAATCAGCTTTTTACATCCGTTCCTCATTTCCTTCTACCGCAAATTTGGGTGGGAGCTCTGTTTCTACCAAAAACGTCTGACGTATCTTAAAGAACAGTTGCAAAAGCTAGACCATGTTTCAGGATATGTAAGAAGGCTTCAAAAGGATGAAACAGATACAATGAATGCCATCTATAATCAGTACAGAACAAAGCATAACGGGCTGATGAAGCGTTCAAAGGAGCATTGGGCAGAGAAGGTCTCTGGATTGAAAGCTATTTATATCTCTGAAGATGGGAAGCCTTGTGGATATCTTGTGTATGACATCAAGAATAATAGGATGCGAGTTGAGGAATTTGTGTATTTGAACAGGGAGGCACAGAGAGGCTTGTGGAATTTTATTTGCCAGCATGACTCGATGGTAAATAAAGTAGAACTGACTGTAAGGATGGAGGAAGATCTTGATTTTTTAACTGCCGAACCCCGTGTCAAACAGGAGGTATATCCTTATAGTATGGCACGCATAGTAGACGTTGAGGGTTTTTTGCGGGAATATCCAAAACCTCGCATGACAGCACCCTTTGTCTTTAAGGTAACGGATCAATGGGCTCCATGGAATCAACAGACTTTCCGCGTCGATTCGGGGCAAGTACAGGTCACTTCGGAAGAGGTGTCTGACCATCTAATAGAATGCGATATAGCTTCTTTAACCGCTTTCTTCCTTGGCGCCAGAAGTGCCCGTTTTCTTTATGAAACAGGTATGATAAAAGGACCGGTATCGGAAATCAAACGACTTGATGATGTTTTTCAGTTAAAACCTCCATTTCTTATGGATTTCTTTTAA
- a CDS encoding FtsW/RodA/SpoVE family cell cycle protein translates to MSRYKKQQNPFYQGDLIFIFGVFFIISVIAIYAAGQFGQYGDDAWKKQIVYYILGAIAVFVLLYFDLEQLEKLSLYVFLFGILLLLILRVSPESIAPEKNGAKSWFKFGSVTLQPSEFMKIGLMMVVASVISKANPKKIRSLTDDVYLLLKIAGVSVVPIGLILLQDAGTAGVCMFIVMVMVFMSGINWKLIAIVGGAGILFITLILLVMINFPDVAKSVGIQEYQIKRVTSWVSDSNGTTQEDANSGWQVDQAVMAIGSGGIIGNGVHNLKVYVPEGQTDFIFAILGESFGFLGCAIVVIMFFFLIYRLVVLIDKIHPYSRFASFFCVGYTALIVIHTFQNIGMNIGIMPVTGIPLLFVSYGGSSTLATLICFGIVYNASVQLTKYRSYLFNS, encoded by the coding sequence ATGAGTCGATATAAGAAACAGCAAAACCCCTTTTACCAAGGGGATTTGATTTTTATATTTGGTGTGTTTTTTATTATAAGTGTAATTGCGATTTATGCTGCCGGCCAGTTTGGGCAGTATGGGGACGATGCTTGGAAGAAACAAATTGTCTATTATATATTAGGTGCTATCGCTGTATTTGTATTGCTTTATTTCGATCTTGAGCAGTTAGAAAAACTTAGTTTGTATGTATTCTTATTCGGGATTCTGCTCTTATTGATATTAAGAGTGAGCCCTGAGTCAATTGCGCCTGAAAAAAACGGTGCGAAAAGTTGGTTTAAATTTGGTTCTGTTACGCTGCAGCCGTCAGAGTTTATGAAGATTGGTCTCATGATGGTGGTAGCCTCGGTAATTTCTAAGGCAAATCCTAAAAAAATCCGATCACTTACAGATGATGTTTATTTGTTATTAAAGATAGCGGGTGTTTCTGTAGTGCCAATCGGGCTTATTCTTCTCCAGGATGCCGGTACTGCAGGGGTTTGCATGTTTATTGTGATGGTCATGGTCTTTATGTCTGGTATAAACTGGAAGTTGATTGCGATTGTTGGCGGTGCAGGTATTCTATTCATTACTCTTATATTATTAGTCATGATTAATTTCCCTGATGTCGCCAAATCAGTGGGGATTCAAGAGTATCAAATTAAGAGGGTTACCTCTTGGGTATCTGATTCAAATGGAACAACTCAAGAAGATGCAAATAGCGGCTGGCAGGTTGACCAGGCAGTTATGGCAATTGGTTCGGGCGGCATCATCGGAAATGGCGTTCATAATCTAAAGGTGTATGTACCAGAGGGACAGACCGATTTTATTTTTGCTATTTTAGGTGAGAGTTTCGGGTTTTTAGGCTGTGCTATTGTCGTCATCATGTTTTTCTTCTTGATCTACAGACTTGTCGTTCTCATTGATAAGATACATCCTTATAGCCGCTTCGCTTCTTTCTTTTGCGTGGGATATACGGCGTTGATTGTCATTCATACATTCCAGAATATCGGTATGAACATCGGCATTATGCCTGTTACCGGGATTCCGCTGCTGTTTGTCAGTTACGGGGGAAGCTCGACGCTTGCCACGCTAATCTGCTTCGGCATTGTTTATAATGCGAGTGTACAGCTGACGAAATACAGAAGTTATCTGTTTAATTCTTAA
- the qoxC gene encoding cytochrome aa3 quinol oxidase subunit III: MEHAEHGNSNAPMEYQSETGRLNILGFWIFLGAEIVLFSTLFATFFVLQNRTAGGVLPDELFEVNLVMIMTFLLLISSFTCGIAVHEMRRGSLKGVVIWTIITLLLGAGFVGFEITEFVHYVHEGASLGTSAFWSGFFVLLGTHGTHVTIGIFWITGILIQLKKRGLTPQTSSKIFISSLYWHFLDVVWIFIFTGVYLMGLGGL, encoded by the coding sequence ATGGAACATGCAGAACACGGCAATTCTAACGCGCCTATGGAATATCAATCTGAAACCGGCAGACTTAATATTCTCGGGTTTTGGATCTTTTTAGGGGCAGAAATTGTGTTGTTCTCAACACTATTTGCAACCTTCTTCGTTCTTCAAAACAGAACAGCAGGAGGTGTCTTACCGGACGAACTGTTTGAAGTCAATCTGGTAATGATTATGACGTTCTTGCTGCTTATCAGCAGCTTTACCTGCGGGATCGCTGTTCATGAAATGCGCCGCGGAAGTTTAAAAGGCGTCGTCATTTGGACAATTATCACTCTTCTTCTCGGTGCCGGCTTTGTCGGTTTTGAGATTACCGAGTTTGTCCACTATGTACATGAAGGAGCATCTCTCGGTACAAGTGCGTTCTGGTCTGGATTCTTTGTTTTACTTGGAACTCACGGAACTCACGTAACAATCGGTATTTTCTGGATCACAGGAATTCTGATTCAGTTGAAGAAACGCGGCCTAACTCCGCAAACTTCATCTAAAATCTTTATCTCAAGCTTATACTGGCACTTCTTAGATGTTGTATGGATTTTCATCTTTACGGGTGTCTATCTCATGGGATTGGGGGGTCTGTAA
- the qoxD gene encoding cytochrome aa3 quinol oxidase subunit IV, translating into MANKSAEHSHFPWKHIVGFALSIVLTLLALWVAVYTDLSSSAKLWIIFGFAFIQAALQLLMFMHMTESENGTIQVGNTLFGFFGAIVIVLGSIWIFAAHYHHGDHMDGNPPGGTEHSEHSGHHE; encoded by the coding sequence ATGGCAAACAAATCTGCTGAACACAGTCACTTTCCATGGAAACACATCGTAGGTTTTGCACTGTCTATCGTTTTGACCCTGCTGGCTCTATGGGTTGCAGTTTATACTGACCTGAGCTCATCAGCAAAACTTTGGATCATTTTCGGCTTTGCCTTCATCCAGGCGGCGCTGCAGCTTCTCATGTTCATGCACATGACAGAGAGCGAAAACGGCACCATCCAAGTCGGAAACACGCTATTCGGATTCTTTGGCGCGATCGTTATCGTACTTGGATCCATCTGGATTTTCGCGGCTCACTATCACCATGGTGACCATATGGACGGAAATCCTCCTGGAGGCACTGAACACTCAGAGCATTCAGGCCATCACGAATAA
- the qoxB gene encoding cytochrome aa3 quinol oxidase subunit I, whose translation MKFKWDEFFVTGDPLILGAQVSIALSTIAIIFVLTYFKKWKWLWSEWITTVDHKKLGIMYIIAAVIMLFRGGVDGLMMRAQLALPNNSFLDSNHYNEIFTTHGTIMIIFMAMPFLIGLINVVVPLQIGARDVAFPYLNNLSFWTFFVGAMLFNISFVIGGSPNAGWTSYMPLASNEMSPGPGENYYLLGLQIAGIGTLMTGINFMVTILKMRTKGMTLMRMPMFTWTTLITMVIIVFAFPVLTVALALLSFDRLFGAHFFTLEAGGMPMLWANLFWIWGHPEVYIVILPAFGIFSEIISSFARKQLFGYTAMVGSIIAISVLSFLVWTHHFFTMGNSASVNSFFSITTMAISIPTGVKIFNWLFTMYKGRISFTTPMLWALAFIPNFVIGGVTGVMLAMAAADYQYHNTYFLVSHFHYVLIAGTVFACFAGFIFWYPKMFGHKLNERIGKWFFWIFMIGFNVCFFPQYFLGLQGMPRRIYTYGPNDGWTALNFVSTVGAFMMGVGFLILCYNIYYSFRYSTREISGDSWGVGRTLDWATSSAIPPHYNFAVLPEVKSKDAFHQMKEEKTELYPESKFKKIHMPSNSGRPFFMSVAFGIAGFGLVFEWYWMGVVGLIGVLLCMVLRSFEYDNGYYISVDEIKETERKISE comes from the coding sequence ATGAAATTCAAATGGGACGAATTTTTCGTAACTGGTGACCCATTAATTCTGGGCGCACAAGTTTCCATTGCGCTTTCAACCATTGCCATTATTTTTGTACTGACTTACTTCAAAAAGTGGAAATGGCTGTGGTCTGAATGGATAACTACTGTTGACCATAAAAAACTCGGAATCATGTATATTATAGCTGCTGTAATTATGCTATTCCGCGGCGGTGTCGACGGCCTGATGATGCGTGCCCAGCTAGCGCTTCCGAATAACAGTTTTTTAGACTCAAACCACTATAATGAAATTTTTACAACTCACGGTACAATCATGATCATCTTCATGGCGATGCCGTTCCTAATCGGTCTTATCAACGTTGTTGTACCTCTTCAAATCGGTGCTCGCGACGTTGCGTTTCCTTACTTGAACAACCTGAGCTTCTGGACGTTCTTCGTAGGGGCGATGCTTTTCAACATTTCTTTCGTGATCGGAGGTTCTCCGAACGCAGGCTGGACCAGTTATATGCCGCTTGCAAGTAACGAAATGAGCCCTGGACCGGGTGAAAACTACTACCTCCTCGGACTTCAGATTGCCGGTATCGGTACCCTGATGACAGGGATCAACTTTATGGTCACGATCTTAAAAATGAGAACAAAAGGCATGACATTGATGCGTATGCCAATGTTCACATGGACAACACTGATCACAATGGTTATTATCGTGTTTGCGTTCCCTGTGCTTACAGTAGCTTTAGCACTTTTATCATTTGATCGTTTGTTCGGCGCTCACTTTTTCACATTGGAAGCAGGCGGTATGCCGATGCTTTGGGCTAACTTGTTCTGGATTTGGGGACATCCTGAAGTATATATCGTTATTCTTCCGGCGTTCGGTATTTTCTCTGAGATTATCTCAAGCTTTGCAAGAAAACAATTGTTTGGTTACACAGCGATGGTCGGATCTATTATCGCCATCTCCGTATTGAGTTTCCTAGTTTGGACTCACCACTTCTTCACAATGGGGAACAGTGCGTCCGTTAACTCATTCTTCTCAATTACGACAATGGCCATATCAATCCCGACCGGGGTTAAAATCTTCAACTGGCTCTTTACCATGTATAAAGGCCGAATCAGCTTTACAACGCCTATGCTGTGGGCGCTTGCGTTCATTCCTAACTTCGTCATCGGCGGGGTTACAGGGGTTATGCTTGCGATGGCAGCAGCGGATTATCAATACCATAATACGTACTTCCTTGTATCTCACTTCCACTATGTGCTGATCGCGGGTACTGTATTTGCTTGTTTCGCCGGATTTATTTTCTGGTATCCAAAAATGTTCGGCCACAAGCTGAACGAAAGAATCGGAAAATGGTTCTTCTGGATCTTTATGATCGGTTTCAATGTGTGTTTCTTCCCGCAATATTTCTTGGGGCTTCAAGGCATGCCTCGCCGTATTTACACATACGGACCGAATGACGGTTGGACAGCATTGAACTTTGTCTCAACTGTCGGAGCTTTCATGATGGGTGTAGGATTCTTAATCCTTTGCTATAACATCTACTACAGCTTCCGCTACTCTACTCGTGAAATCAGCGGAGATTCATGGGGTGTGGGACGTACGCTTGATTGGGCGACTTCTTCTGCGATTCCGCCGCATTACAACTTTGCGGTGCTTCCTGAAGTCAAATCTAAAGATGCGTTCCATCAGATGAAAGAAGAAAAAACGGAGTTATACCCTGAAAGCAAATTCAAGAAAATCCATATGCCAAGCAACTCAGGCAGACCATTCTTTATGTCTGTTGCCTTCGGTATTGCCGGCTTTGGACTTGTCTTTGAATGGTACTGGATGGGCGTAGTCGGATTGATCGGGGTCCTGCTCTGCATGGTTCTGCGTTCATTCGAATACGACAACGGCTACTACATTAGTGTTGATGAAATAAAAGAGACGGAAAGAAAGATTTCCGAATAA
- the nfsA gene encoding oxygen-insensitive NADPH nitroreductase translates to MNNTIETILNHRSIRSFTDQLLTAEEIDILVKSAQAASTSSYVQAYSIIGVSDPEKKRELSVLAGPQPYVEKNGHFFVFCADLYRHQKLAEEKGENISELLENTELFMVSLIDAALAAQNMSIAAESMGLGICYIGGIRNDLDKVAEVLQTPDHVLPLFGLAVGHPANLSGKKPRLPKQAVYHENTYDLNEENFRQNLKEYDQTISDYYKERTKGQRVETWSDQILQFMKQKPRTYLNEYVKEKGFNKK, encoded by the coding sequence ATGAATAACACAATCGAAACCATTTTGAATCATCGGTCGATCCGGTCTTTTACTGATCAGCTTTTGACAGCTGAAGAAATTGATATATTAGTGAAAAGTGCGCAGGCTGCGTCTACGTCCAGCTATGTGCAGGCGTATTCCATTATCGGTGTTTCCGATCCTGAGAAGAAACGCGAGCTGTCTGTGCTTGCAGGACCACAGCCTTACGTTGAGAAGAACGGGCACTTTTTTGTATTTTGCGCGGACTTGTATCGCCATCAAAAACTGGCTGAGGAAAAAGGCGAAAATATTTCTGAGCTGCTGGAAAATACGGAACTGTTTATGGTTAGTTTAATTGATGCTGCGCTTGCAGCTCAAAACATGAGCATTGCCGCAGAATCAATGGGACTAGGCATTTGTTATATCGGCGGCATTCGGAATGATCTGGACAAGGTGGCAGAGGTGCTGCAAACCCCAGATCACGTGCTTCCGCTCTTTGGCCTTGCAGTAGGGCATCCTGCGAACCTTTCCGGCAAAAAACCGAGACTGCCGAAGCAGGCTGTCTACCATGAAAATACCTATGACCTAAATGAAGAGAATTTTCGCCAAAACCTGAAGGAGTATGATCAAACGATTTCTGATTATTATAAGGAAAGAACAAAAGGCCAGCGTGTGGAGACGTGGTCTGACCAAATTCTTCAGTTTATGAAGCAAAAGCCGCGTACGTACTTAAATGAATATGTAAAAGAAAAAGGCTTTAATAAAAAATAA
- a CDS encoding LLM class flavin-dependent oxidoreductase encodes MMTLSILDQSPVSEGSSAETALKQTVELAQAAEDLGYKRFWVSEHHFSKRLAGSSPEVLISHIAAKTKRIRVGSGGVMLPHYSAYKVAENFRVLEGLTPGRIDLGLGRAPGGMPIASWALNDGGKRNADQYPQQIKELAMYLHDLADGKHRFPNLTAAPHISTAPDVWLLGSSGESALLAAETGAGYMFAHFINGEGGEDTVRQYKRRFKPSVLGDMPRAAVAVFVLCADTEEKAEELAAVLDFTLLAGEQGIPLEGVPSYKAVRENTYSPYEQRRVADNRNRMIVGTKEQVKAQLLALSKAYGTEEIMAVTITHHFEDKLDSYRLLQEAFANE; translated from the coding sequence ATGATGACATTAAGCATTTTAGATCAATCTCCTGTTTCGGAAGGAAGTTCTGCTGAAACGGCGTTGAAGCAAACCGTCGAGCTTGCGCAGGCTGCCGAGGATCTTGGATATAAGCGATTCTGGGTATCTGAGCATCATTTTTCAAAACGGCTGGCTGGGTCCAGCCCTGAGGTGCTGATCAGTCATATAGCGGCGAAAACGAAGCGAATCCGTGTTGGCTCAGGCGGAGTCATGCTGCCGCATTACAGCGCTTATAAAGTAGCTGAGAATTTCCGTGTGCTGGAGGGGCTGACACCGGGAAGAATTGATCTCGGGCTTGGCAGAGCACCGGGGGGAATGCCGATTGCGTCATGGGCGCTGAATGACGGCGGGAAGCGCAATGCTGATCAGTATCCGCAGCAAATCAAGGAGCTGGCTATGTATTTGCATGATTTGGCGGATGGCAAACACCGTTTTCCGAATCTGACGGCAGCGCCGCATATTTCCACCGCGCCGGATGTGTGGCTGCTCGGCTCATCCGGAGAAAGCGCGCTGCTTGCCGCTGAGACAGGCGCTGGCTATATGTTTGCCCACTTTATCAATGGAGAGGGCGGAGAGGATACGGTCAGACAGTATAAGAGACGATTCAAGCCGTCTGTTTTAGGAGACATGCCTCGTGCGGCAGTCGCTGTTTTTGTTCTTTGTGCTGACACAGAGGAGAAGGCAGAGGAGCTTGCGGCAGTGCTTGATTTCACGCTTTTGGCGGGGGAGCAGGGCATCCCTTTAGAAGGAGTTCCTTCGTATAAAGCTGTCCGGGAAAATACGTATTCTCCGTATGAACAGAGACGAGTTGCTGATAATCGAAATCGAATGATTGTCGGCACGAAAGAACAGGTGAAGGCGCAGCTGTTGGCTTTAAGTAAAGCGTATGGCACGGAGGAAATCATGGCGGTAACCATAACGCATCATTTTGAAGATAAGCTTGATTCTTACCGCTTGTTACAGGAAGCATTTGCGAATGAATAA
- the qoxA gene encoding cytochrome aa3 quinol oxidase subunit II, with product MIFLFRALKPLLVLALLTVVFVLGGCSNASVLDPKGPVAEQQSDLILLSIGFMLFIVGVVFVLFTIILVKYRDRKGKDNGSYNPEIHGNTFLEVVWTVIPILIVIALSVPTVQTIYSLEKAPEATKDKEPLVVYATSVDWKWVFSYPEQDIETVNYLNIPVDRPILFKISSADSMASLWIPQLGGQKYAMAGMLMDQYLQADEVGTYEGRNANFTGEHFADQEFDVNAVTEKDFNSWVKKSQNEAPKLTKEKYDQLMLPENVDELTFSSTHLKYVDHGQDAEYAMEARKRLGYQAVSPHSKTDPFENVKENEFKKSDDTEE from the coding sequence GTGATCTTCTTGTTCAGAGCATTAAAACCGTTGCTTGTATTAGCGCTGTTAACTGTGGTTTTCGTCCTTGGGGGATGCAGCAATGCTTCAGTACTAGATCCGAAAGGGCCTGTAGCTGAACAGCAAAGTGATTTGATCCTGTTATCTATCGGATTTATGCTGTTTATCGTCGGGGTCGTCTTTGTTCTATTTACCATTATTTTAGTAAAATACCGCGACCGTAAAGGCAAAGATAATGGATCTTATAACCCAGAAATTCACGGTAACACGTTCTTAGAAGTAGTCTGGACAGTGATCCCAATTTTAATCGTCATTGCACTTTCTGTGCCAACCGTACAGACGATATATTCGTTAGAAAAAGCTCCTGAAGCAACAAAGGATAAAGAGCCTCTTGTTGTTTATGCTACTTCGGTAGACTGGAAATGGGTATTCAGCTACCCTGAACAGGATATTGAAACGGTCAACTACTTAAACATTCCTGTAGACCGCCCGATCTTGTTCAAAATTTCATCTGCAGATTCAATGGCTTCGCTATGGATTCCTCAGCTTGGAGGACAAAAATACGCGATGGCAGGAATGCTGATGGACCAATACTTACAGGCTGATGAAGTGGGAACTTACGAAGGACGCAACGCGAACTTCACAGGTGAACATTTTGCAGACCAAGAGTTTGATGTGAATGCAGTCACAGAAAAAGACTTTAACAGCTGGGTGAAAAAGTCTCAGAACGAGGCGCCTAAGCTGACAAAAGAGAAGTATGATCAATTGATGCTTCCTGAAAATGTGGATGAATTAACGTTCTCATCTACTCACTTAAAATACGTTGATCACGGACAGGACGCAGAATACGCGATGGAAGCGCGCAAACGCCTTGGCTACCAAGCCGTTTCACCGCACTCTAAAACAGATCCGTTTGAAAACGTAAAAGAAAATGAATTTAAGAAGTCTGATGATACAGAAGAATGA